The following coding sequences lie in one Leptospira neocaledonica genomic window:
- a CDS encoding alpha/beta fold hydrolase produces MKVSNLLHYIFILFTVVACSANQPFQLRGIPPKIESEPIEKGLAPIKDIQMYYEIHGKKDGIPLVLLNGGGSTIEVTYSRILPILAQDRRVIALDEQGHGRTTDRNGPVSFETSAEDVVALLKFLKVEQADIFGFSNGASVALHIAIRHPKLVRKLVFASSITKREGAYPMFWNFMKNATFENMPQALKDAFLKVNPDPQKLHTMYEKDAARMRNFKDLNDKDIRTVGIPTLILLGDRDVPKPEHAVEMVRMIPNARLLILPGGHGDYLGEAIMSQGRDRYPELTSALVQDFLDSP; encoded by the coding sequence ATGAAAGTTTCTAATTTACTACATTATATTTTTATACTATTTACGGTGGTGGCTTGTTCGGCTAACCAACCATTTCAACTTCGTGGAATTCCTCCTAAGATTGAATCTGAACCTATCGAAAAAGGTCTCGCTCCTATCAAAGACATCCAGATGTATTATGAGATCCATGGTAAGAAGGATGGAATTCCTCTTGTTCTATTAAACGGCGGTGGCTCAACGATAGAAGTTACTTATAGTAGAATTCTTCCCATTCTGGCCCAAGATCGCAGAGTGATTGCTTTGGACGAGCAAGGGCATGGAAGAACTACGGATAGAAATGGACCTGTTAGTTTCGAAACTTCAGCGGAGGATGTTGTTGCACTTCTTAAATTTCTCAAAGTGGAGCAGGCGGATATTTTCGGTTTTAGTAATGGTGCAAGTGTCGCCCTACATATTGCAATTCGACATCCGAAATTGGTGCGTAAGCTTGTATTTGCCTCTTCCATTACAAAGAGAGAAGGAGCCTATCCTATGTTTTGGAATTTTATGAAGAATGCTACTTTTGAAAATATGCCTCAGGCTCTCAAGGATGCGTTTCTAAAAGTAAATCCGGATCCTCAAAAATTGCACACTATGTATGAGAAAGATGCTGCTAGAATGCGTAACTTCAAAGATCTTAACGATAAAGATATTAGAACTGTCGGAATTCCAACATTGATTCTGCTCGGGGATAGAGATGTTCCTAAACCGGAGCATGCCGTCGAGATGGTCCGAATGATCCCAAATGCAAGACTTTTGATCTTGCCTGGTGGACATGGTGATTATTTAGGAGAGGCGATCATGTCACAAGGAAGGGATCGATATCCTGAATTGACCTCTGCCTTGGTACAAGATTTTTTGGATTCTCCATAA
- a CDS encoding ankyrin repeat domain-containing protein, which translates to MLAWVKNWIENRKTIQRGRELFSKIENGDKQGFRKILDLIPNKGELKECTKGLLGFCASEIQDPFYLETLLNAGLDPNLPDGNGIFPIHKAVENGKIKPVQILLEHGADPNVSDPSGVTPLHISYSYDGLAEISELLISNGADTEKRDNLGKRYLM; encoded by the coding sequence ATGCTAGCTTGGGTTAAAAATTGGATTGAGAATCGTAAGACGATACAAAGGGGAAGAGAATTATTTTCTAAGATCGAAAACGGAGACAAGCAAGGGTTTAGAAAAATTTTGGATCTGATTCCCAACAAAGGTGAGCTGAAAGAATGTACTAAGGGCCTTCTCGGTTTTTGTGCGTCCGAGATCCAAGATCCATTTTATTTGGAAACCCTATTGAATGCCGGTTTGGACCCGAATCTTCCGGATGGGAACGGAATTTTTCCTATTCATAAAGCGGTGGAAAATGGTAAGATCAAACCTGTGCAGATCCTACTGGAACATGGAGCCGACCCGAATGTTTCCGATCCGAGCGGCGTAACTCCATTACATATTTCTTATAGTTACGATGGGCTTGCGGAAATTTCTGAACTTCTGATCTCCAATGGGGCAGACACGGAAAA